In one window of Meiothermus sp. DNA:
- a CDS encoding M20/M25/M40 family metallo-hydrolase, protein MSDPATQTTLDPVLLLGEIAEIGGDPARGAWVARQLRAQGLQPQTDELGNVWAGQGSILLVAHIDTVLTPTVLRREKNRWYGPAVGDNSSGVAVLMALAGELVALGCTVAFSVGEEGLGNLRGARHLVKHLQPQQMIGVDGYLPGIVSRSAGSHRMRARFLGPGGHAWGDREAPSPVPALGQALAQMYALERPSNTSLNVGKLWGGEAINAIPQEVGFELDLRALEAPVLDQKVSQVQEILMEAARRFNVRLEFEVLGERPAGSTATPAMLEAARKAFMEVGLEAQFTAGSTDASAGVEAGIPAITLSVYRGGGAHTPEEWVEPESLRQGVLALRSFVRQLFKT, encoded by the coding sequence ATGAGCGATCCTGCCACCCAAACCACCCTCGACCCTGTACTGCTGCTGGGGGAAATTGCCGAGATTGGCGGCGATCCCGCCCGCGGAGCCTGGGTTGCCCGCCAACTCCGCGCCCAGGGGCTACAGCCCCAGACCGATGAGCTAGGCAATGTGTGGGCCGGTCAGGGCTCCATCTTGTTGGTCGCTCATATTGACACCGTGCTGACCCCTACAGTTCTGCGGCGGGAGAAAAACCGCTGGTATGGCCCGGCGGTGGGTGACAACTCGTCGGGGGTGGCGGTCTTGATGGCCCTGGCCGGTGAACTGGTGGCCCTGGGCTGTACGGTGGCTTTTAGTGTGGGCGAGGAAGGGTTGGGTAATCTGCGCGGGGCCCGGCATCTGGTCAAGCATCTGCAACCCCAGCAGATGATCGGGGTGGATGGGTATCTACCTGGCATTGTGAGCCGTTCGGCAGGTTCACACCGGATGCGGGCCCGTTTTTTGGGGCCGGGGGGCCATGCCTGGGGCGACCGCGAGGCCCCCTCGCCGGTGCCGGCGCTGGGACAGGCACTGGCCCAGATGTACGCCCTCGAGCGCCCCAGCAATACCAGCTTGAATGTGGGCAAGTTGTGGGGTGGCGAGGCCATCAATGCCATTCCGCAGGAGGTGGGCTTCGAGCTTGATCTGCGGGCCCTGGAAGCCCCAGTACTGGATCAGAAAGTCTCTCAGGTACAAGAAATTTTGATGGAAGCTGCCCGAAGGTTCAATGTTCGGCTGGAGTTTGAGGTGCTGGGTGAGCGCCCGGCCGGCAGTACGGCCACCCCGGCCATGCTGGAAGCAGCCCGCAAGGCTTTTATGGAAGTAGGCCTCGAGGCCCAGTTCACCGCCGGTTCTACCGACGCCTCGGCGGGCGTGGAGGCGGGTATCCCCGCCATCACCCTGAGCGTGTATCGTGGGGGCGGCGCCCACACCCCCGAAGAATGGGTCGAACCCGAGTCGCTGCGCCAGGGCGTTCTGGCCCTCCGCAGCTTTGTACGGCAGCTCTTCAAAACATAA
- a CDS encoding response regulator transcription factor codes for MIRILLADDHALFRQGLKSLLEAEPDFKVMGEAKDGREALRHALEAHPDIILMDIQMPGLDGVQATQEILKEWPQAKVIMLTMYRQDGYVFEAVKAGARGYMLKDADAKELLEAIRRVYQGEVLLDAEMAEQIIQDFKAKQETTPKEHAELSEREVQILRLVAQGYTNLEIASELSLSEKTVRNRLSDIFQKLHLNNRTQAALYALREGLAEKSDEQ; via the coding sequence ATGATTCGTATCCTGCTTGCCGACGACCACGCCCTGTTTCGCCAGGGGCTCAAAAGCCTGCTGGAGGCCGAACCCGACTTCAAGGTCATGGGCGAGGCCAAAGATGGGCGCGAGGCCCTGCGCCACGCCCTCGAGGCCCACCCCGACATCATCCTGATGGACATCCAGATGCCCGGCCTCGATGGGGTGCAGGCCACCCAGGAAATCCTCAAGGAGTGGCCCCAGGCCAAGGTGATTATGCTCACCATGTACCGCCAGGACGGCTATGTCTTCGAGGCTGTCAAGGCAGGGGCACGGGGCTACATGCTCAAGGACGCCGACGCCAAGGAACTCCTGGAGGCCATCCGGCGGGTTTATCAGGGCGAGGTCTTGCTCGATGCCGAGATGGCCGAGCAAATCATCCAGGACTTCAAGGCCAAACAGGAGACCACCCCCAAAGAGCACGCCGAGCTATCGGAGCGGGAGGTGCAAATTTTGCGCCTGGTAGCCCAGGGCTACACCAACCTCGAGATTGCCTCCGAACTCTCGCTCTCCGAAAAAACTGTGCGCAACCGCCTGTCCGATATCTTCCAGAAGCTCCACCTGAACAACCGCACCCAGGCCGCCCTCTACGCCCTGCGCGAAGGCCTGGCGGAAAAAAGCGACGAGCAGTAG
- a CDS encoding multidrug efflux SMR transporter — protein sequence MNGWWLLLLAIISEVIGSTALKASQGFTRLLPSLVVVLGYGLAFYFLSLALKTIPLNTAYAVWSGLGTALIAVLGWLVLKEPMNGAIALGIVLIIVGVVVLNLASRP from the coding sequence ATGAACGGTTGGTGGCTGCTTTTGCTGGCGATTATTTCAGAGGTCATAGGCTCTACTGCTCTCAAGGCCTCGCAGGGCTTTACCAGACTGCTGCCCTCGCTGGTGGTAGTGCTGGGTTACGGGCTGGCTTTTTACTTTCTGAGCCTGGCGCTCAAAACCATTCCGCTCAACACCGCCTATGCGGTCTGGTCGGGGCTGGGCACAGCCCTGATTGCAGTGCTGGGCTGGTTGGTACTCAAGGAGCCCATGAACGGGGCGATTGCGCTGGGCATTGTGCTCATTATTGTGGGGGTGGTGGTTTTGAACCTGGCCTCGAGGCCCTAG